Genomic segment of Coffea arabica cultivar ET-39 chromosome 1e, Coffea Arabica ET-39 HiFi, whole genome shotgun sequence:
GCCTTGTCTTGTTGAACACTAAAGATTTTTGCAACATTTTCTTTCTCCCAATAGATTGTGCATCCGGCGGATTTGTGTTTCAAGTTGCCGGACAATGTGAGCTTGGAGGAAGGGGCCATGTGTGAACCATTAAGTGTGGGTGTGTACGCTTGCCGTCGTGCTCAGATTGGCCCTGAGACGAATGTTTTGGTGATGGGGGCAGGACCAATTGGCCTCGTCTCTTTGCTAGCTGCTCGTGCATTTGGTGCTCCAAGAATTGTCGTTGTTGATGTTGATCGCAACCGTCTGTCCGTCGCAAAAGAGGTTGGAGCATTTGCGACGGTACAAGTTTCAACCAAAACTGAGGTTTGTCCCACGTTACAATAAATCTTGCATAGACTGAcagtatatttttcaatcagTGTGGATGCATGCCACTTATATAAAATCAaagttcaaattcaatttgGGATTAGATGACATGCTTCTATATCCAACCAATATACAAGATTAATCCAATTTAATTATGTCttaatgcaattttttttatccttttttttttgggcaatatGGAAGGATATTGAGAAAGAGGTGGAACAAATCCAAAAGGCAGTGGGAGGAGTTGGCATCGATGTAACCCTAGATTGTGTTGGTTTCAGCAAAACTATGAGCACAGCTCTATCTGCCACGAGAAGTGGTGGCAAAGTTTGCCTTGTGGGAATGGGACACTGTGATATGACTATTCCCCTCACCCCAGCTGCAGCAAGGTTGGTGTTTATTTGGATAAGTGTTCTTTTGGAAAAATGTTTGTATTGGAATATTTCGAATATgttttccaaagttacttttgtgtAACTTTCTCTATCAACTTTGCATCtggaatattattttttttttcctgcaaaTGTTTTGAAACAACTCGATTGATGGGGTTTTTCTATGTTGATAATTAATAGGGAAGTTGATATTCTTGGGGTATTCCGCTACAAGAACACATGGCCTCAATGCCTTGAGTTTTTGAGCAGTGGCAAAATTGATGTGAAGCCATTGATAACCCATAGGTATGGCTTCTCTCAGGAGGAGGTTGTAGATGCATTTGAGACAAGTGCTCGTGGCAGTAACGCTATCAAGGTCATGTTCAATCTTTAGAAAAGGGAACATATATTATGCTTTCTTTTTGGGAGAGGCTATGGGAGAAGTTGCCCTATAAATGTTTTAAGGATTAAGTGTGTTAATTCACTTCCCTTTTGGTTTTTTCCTGCTTAAATTTCCAGGGTTTTTGGAGAGTTTTAAGGCAGGTTGCCTAGGGTTGATGTTTCTATGTATTCAAGTgttaattccttttcttttttctatgtAAATTTTGATGTTTCTATGTGAAAGGTCTGATGCACCAATTATATAATCCGTTATTAGGTTTAAATGGTTCGATTGTTGAAACACTTCTCATTTTCTGTTCATGTCAATATATAGATGAATAATATCACCATTTATGTTTGATAAGGTACTCATTCTtagatggatttttttttttacaggaCATTTATTCTAATTCCTAGTTAATCCACATTGACACCAAAGTTTAATTTCTTTGATTGGGACGAGAATTGGAGAAGAGCTTTGCTCTATTTCTTTATATCTGTTCTTTGATATCTGTGTATGTTTGATGATGTAATTTCTGCCATTAGTACAGATTTTAATGAAATAtgatatttttatcaaaaaaaaaaaagaagaagataacTTTAAAATCTCAATTATATTCTATAAATAAATTATGACTTGGgagttttgtatcatatggaccAATCTTTTCACTAATTTTAGCTAGTTCTCCCATGATGGCCTAAGGTTTTCCACCTTAGGGTGCTTATTTCTAAACTGATTATCGAATATTCAAGTGATTTGGGTCATTTATTGTCCTTAAAATCTCAGaatttaatgattttttttggcTAATCCTATTACAAGAAAGttcaatttaattttttttttgtttcgtaaTCTAGTTATGAAACAACTCCCCATGGAAGATTTGTACATCAAAATAACAACTTTATTCTGTTTAAATTTATTAAGATTTTAACTGTCTATTGCCTCTTTTTTTCACGTGGGAGCGTTGCAAGTGAAAAGTAAAATTACAAAACTGTCAGCAGCGACTGCATGGGGACGCGATTAAAAGAAAGGGATAGTTTCAGTAACCTCCCTCCAAGTTCATGACAATTTCACCTAGTACTATTGAGATTTTCAATATTATATTTACCTACCTCGGCCCTATAAAATAACCATTATAATCTTATCATATCAATATTTTTCATGCAATTAAACAATCTGCTCCTAATTATATGCATATAAGTGCATTTCACACAATTAGACATTAatggaaacaaaaataaaattcattcATAGAATAACTAATTATGTCCTAAACACAATTTTAACATTATAATTAATTTTAGCTTTGGTTGAAGCATCTGGAGATGAATAAGAGAAGATGCAGGTTAAAGGTTTAAGAAAAAGGCAACAATAATACTTGCTCTATAAAGCACCCAATGAATTTCTCTTAAAAAAGCTTTTTCAGCCTCAGATCTTCACAAGATGGAGTGATTTGCGGCTCCAACCCCTGCATCCACAACCAGGATTGCAATGTCATCTGATTTTGGAACTAATTCTTGTCTTAGGCTCTCTTCTTCtccccttcctttttctttctataATTTCTTTCAGTTTTGCTACTCTTTCTTGACACAACACGTTTCAAAGATTCTCTTGTCCAATAACTTCTAAGCCTTCTACTTTGACGTTTGAAAGAACTAAATTAACCCCCCCaagaaaaaataacataaacaaactaaaaaaaatgatgtTACTGCAGGTAGTAAtcaatgaaatgcaattctagaATCTTTTATTCATTTCTAGGGTCAGAAAAATACAGGTATTGATCCAGAATTATACAAACACAAGTACAAGAGCAAATCACGATACAGCAAATATATTAGCCTTAGTCTTCAGTTGTCCTCCTGAAACACCTGAGGCAATTAATGATGTATAGGCCAATTACAACAGCCAATAGAACAACCACAGCCACATCCATTGCTCTCCTTGACATCTTCAGTTTTGCTGCCGGATCAACTGCAGATTGGTTGTAGTTATCTACACTTGTTTTTCCACTTCCGTCCACAGTTTCACTAGTTCCTTTGTCCTTCATATCTGCAGCCTTTGCTTCTTCTTTCTCTGGCTTCTTCTGAGTAACATCTTGAACATCAGTCTGCTTAGATGGACCATCTATTGGACTGGTTTTGTCTGCAGTTTTCTGCTGAACAGTCTCCTGAGGTCGTGCCTCATCCTCAGGCTTCTGGAATTGCCGTGGCTCATCTGCAGGCTTCTGGGATACTGTTGACTCATCTGTAGGCCTCGAAATGTCAGACTTATCTGCAGGTTTCTGGGATTGTTGTGGCTCATCTGCAGGCTTCTGGGATACTGTTGACTCATCTGTAGGCCTCGAAATGTCAGACTTATCTGCAGGTTTCTGGGATTGTTGTGGCTCATCTGCAGGCTTCTGGGATCCTCGTGACTCATCTGTAGGTCTCAAAGATTCAGGCTTATGATCTGCAGGCTTCTGGGATCCTCGTGACTCATCTGTAGGCCTCAAAGATTCAGGCTTATGATCTGCAGGCTTCTGAGGTGTGGGACGTTCAGGGATAGTCAATTTGCTATCTTGCTTGCCTCCTGGAGCGATGAGTTTTGGTAGTCTAACGTACAATATGCCTCCGTCAAACTTGGCAGCAATTTTTTTAGTGTTAATATCAGATGAAATACGAAATTCTTTCTGGAAGCGGATAACTTTATTGTTTTCAGCCTCTCTCTCTCCACTGACCCTCAACTTTGCGCCTGCGGTCAGCTGGACGTTTAGTTTCTCCCTTCTAAAATCTGCAGAATTCTGTTTGTAAGATTTCAAGACTTAAAAGTGCTTGTGAACCCTCCATGAATCAGACTAGAATGGACACAGGAGGAAAGCATGCGATTTATCCGGGTGCTATTATTGGATGATCCTCAGATTCCAAGAAAAGATCATACTTAAGGGACAGCAAATGTTCCATAATACATGTAAAAACTTTACTGATTgtttggcccaaaataataTCCGAAAAGAATACTCATCAAAGGAAATTAAGGCAAAATATACTTTGCATTCAAGGTTTCATTGAATTAATTTGTTTGCTTCAAACAGGAAAATGGTATCAATCTTCTTATATACAAGAGAAATGTGTTGGAAGATCAAATTGAATACATGTGAGAGATTAaggttgataaaaaaaaaaaaaaagaaataaaaaggatagtcagccaaaaataaagaaagaaaataatgaatCTAAGAGAATAAGGAGTATACCAGGTAAATGGAGAAGAATGGTACTATAATCTTTATCCTTCACAGTTTCAACTAATGGTGCAAATTCTTCATCCTTGATAACTGCTTGTGCAGCAGCCTCCATCCTTCGAGTAAATTCAAGATTTtggatttgttttcttttttaaatatatataaatatgtatCTGTATGGATTTGGTGGTTTCTAAAGACTTTTATGATCAATTGAATATACAGCAAGTCAGATAATCTATGGATTTATACATCCATTTTTCATCAGGGTTTTATACATTTTGAGTTTCCTTTGATATCAAATATaccttttattttcttgctaGCTACATCTTCCCTTTCTTTGTTTGATAATCTTCCACTATTCCTCGGGAAAAGGCATGTTCCCACTACTTTTCCTTGAGGGGAAAGGCACTACTTTTCCTTGAGGGGAAAGGCAAAGAGCTAAAACAGGATTGCTTGAGCAATTCATTTTCCTTGAGGGTATAAATGTACTACTAGTtttagtaaaattatatattttttaactccATTCTTAGCAATGTGATCCTTCATCTATCATCAAATATTAATTAGTCCCCTATCTTTACAAAAAATCAGTAACGTAGGACCTTTGACAGAATTGGAGAAAAAATAGAGATATGAGTGTTCCCCGAACCTAACTAGTGCAATGTTCGTGTCCACATTTTATATCAattagaaaatttagtgatTTTGCTTGGATAAGTGATTTGCGGAAAACGTTGTCAGAATTTTTTCTAAATAAGTctttaaaattatattttcagaattttcaatcattttttaatCTCACATATGTTATATTGCACAAAGCATTAAAGTGTTATTCtagaaattatttaaaaaaaaaaaaaaacagagacaACCATGGCAATCGTGATTGGATTTTGTAGTTTCTTTGGGTATTCTTGGCATATTCCACAACAATTTGTGGATGCAATTAAGACAGGTGTTCATTGTAGTAGCCTGTGGATGCTCAAAAAGATATGGTTTGATTTTTTTCTAATTGTAATTTAATcatgcttgttttgttttaccaTTTTTTGGCAATTCAACTATTGTTTGCGGAAGCCAAAGAATGAAAAAAGTTTTATTTTCACATATAATTCTAATAGCTCTGGCAATCTATGTGATGGATTAAGCATAAATAAAGTCCTTTAATGAAATTACCAGTAGTATTGGGAGTAAATGGAAATCTATTAAGTTCAAGCCAAATGACATTTATGCTCGAGCTTAATCTCTCTGTCACCCTGGCACACTTTGAGTTAATCACATTTGTTGTCCCTGAAATTTGTGTTAATTACAAAATGGACATCAAAATTTGTCTAAATTAAAGTCCAATGCTTTGAatagaaaatatttttcaacgaAGCACCTTCCAAACATTTACTAAGGAAACATTTTCCATTAGTCAATTGAAATAATGGCAACAAAACTCTGTATTGGTCAGGTGACAACACTGCAAAGtcaagccttttttttttttttaaaatcgaTATAATTCCTTGGAACATTTAGAAGTCATATGATCCAATTGTTAGTGGAATCATAAAATCGTACAATCCTACTACAAATGCAAACAACCAACATTTCATTCAATTGTATGCTTATAATTCATGAACACATAGAAATAGATATGAAAAATgcatcaaaaaaataaatttcttcaaCTAAGATTTTTAATTCTATCATCACATCTCTACAATAATAAAACAAGAGCGGGAGTTTGGTTTGGTGTAAACAATTTAGTGCCATCTTTtgtgatttcaattttatccttcGAATTAACTATTAACCAATAATCATGTATACAACTAAATCTTAACTGCTTAATTGTCGATATACTCCAACTCTTTAAACTACACAACTACTTCTTTACGATTATAAATTCCTCACCACCCAATTATATATCAAATTAAACAGCTAAACATCACATAACTTCTAAAAATCTTCGTGCTTACAACTTCTAAATTCTCACTCCATAAAAGAATCTTTTGCCATCTACCATGACAAAGTACTTCTCCCGTTTCATCTTTTTACTTGGTGCGTTCTTTTGGGACGTAGATCTTTCATTAAtccatatttcttttgtttttcattttgactTTCCTTTTAACATGATATTTCTTTTGTCTTTCATTTTTTGTCCTTCCATCAATCTGTTTATCTAATTCGAACAATCAATAATACAAAAGTTCAAGTCACTCCAAAATTGATTCAACTTTAGCCAAGTGTAGATGATACAAACTCatcagataaaaaaaaattttaatttcaaattattAGGATATCTCTTGGTTCAAATACTATGTATTTAAATCTTTAATCTTCTAGTGATCTAACTATAATCTACAAACTCTAATGATCCTACTAGTGTCGTGATCGAATTCATAAATTTTGAATTAGGATCGTAACAGCAGGATCAGGAGTTTAATAACCATGGCGCTAGTAGTGGTTTGGTCACTACAAATGCAGTTGCTCTAGTTCCTTGGTTTGGTCAAGACTGGATAATGTTTCTGCAAACACATGTTCGCACCAATTTGTTGCTAGATGCCTCGAGCTTCGCCTTCCTGGACAGTGGTATGGCGAATGCAGTCAGTCAAGTCATTTGGCCCTTCCACTATCAAACATGTCAGGCAGAGGCAGAGCATCTGATCATGGAGCTAATTCTTGTCTTAACCTCTCTTCTTCTgcccttctctttctttcttcaattACTTCAGTTTTGCTATACCTTCTAACATGTTTCAAGACTTTATTGTCCAAATTGTAAGCTCTACTTTAATGTCCAATCGGTACAATGAAAGAACTAAATTAAACCActcaaaaatcaatcaaaaaagcAAACTAAAAAGATAAAACTGCAATTGTCGTGCACGAGCGCAACCACTAGACAGCAATAAATAAGCCTCAGTCTTGAGCTTTCCTCCAGAAAGACCTGATGAAATTAGGGAAGTATAGACCAAGTACTACACCAAAAAAACCAACCAAAACCACATTCTTTACTCTCCTTGACATCTTCAGTTTTGCTGCCAGATCAAGTGCAGTCCTCATGTAATTTTCTATCCATTTGCATTTTCATTAGTTCCTTTGTCAACCTCATCTGCAGGCTTCTGGGATGGCTGTGGCTTATCTGCAGGCATCCAAGATTCTGGCTTGTCTGCAGGAGTCTGAGGTGTTGGAGGCTCAGGGATAGGCAATTTGCTATCTTGCTTGCCTTCTGGAGCGGTGACTTTTGGTAGTCTAACATACAAGATGCCATCTTCAAACTTAGCACTAACTCTGTTGAATCATAATCAGATGAAACAGAGAAATCTTTCCGAAAGCTGatagttttattgttttcatCCTCTCTCTGTCCTCTGATCCTTACAGTATTTACTGAAGTCAGTTGGACCTTCAGTTCCTCCTTTCTGAAACCTGCCGGATTCAGTTTGTAAGTTTCTATGGTCTGAATTAAAGTACTTGTGAACCTTTCAAATATCAGAATGAACTGGACATGGGAGCAAAGTGAGTAAAATTCACTCTATACTCCAAAAATAATGAAATTAAATCAAAGAGTAGAAACCATAGCAGGTTTCATCTTAGTTTTTTGTTTGCTCCACATGAAAAGCTGATATCAATCTTCTATCTTCTTGTATAGAAATACAGGAGAAATatgtcaaagatcaaatgtaatATATGTAAGAGACTGAGTTGGGGTTGATCAAAATACATTAGCCTCTAAGAGTAGCATATATCCAATCACAACTCACAAGATTTGGTAAACAAGATAATCAGCTAAATTGCAGGAAGATTACAGTCCATTGAGGACATTGTCTGTCAAAACTAGATTTCACAAGCATACATATTGTGAACATGAAAAACCTTCACATAAAGAATAATCCAACAGTGCATAACATTTCCCGAAGTAGAAAAGAACATGAAGTCATATGCTAATTAAATGGTTCATAGCAATTAAGCATAAAATGTTAGGAAACAGGTGTTAaagtcccaaaaaaaaaggaaaaaaggaagaagaaaatccCACTAGGGTGAGgaggtggggggggggggtcggGCGAAATAAAAGGACTATATATACCAGGTACATGGAGAAGAATGGTGTCACAATCTTTTGCCTCCACAGTTTCAGTTAGTGGTTCAATTTCTTCATACATGAGAGATGCAGGTGCAGCAGCCTCCATTCCCCGAGTAAATTCAAGAATTTGGACTTGCTTTCTTCACTCAAGATACATGTATATTGATTAGCTGGTTTCTAAAGACTCCTGTGGTGAATGGGATGTGTAGCCAGTCGGTTCATCTATGTATATATAACTTTTTAATACAATTTTCACTTAATAcatacactttttttttcttactaGCTATATCTTCACTTTCTTTGTTTGATACCTTCTGCTTTTCTTTTGTAAAAAGACATGTTCCTATTACTTTTACTTGTGGGAAAGGCAAAACAGCTAACCATGATTGCTTTATCTATTCATGTTCTATGAGCGTATAATTTTACTAGTTTAATTCTCTTGTTGCAGCTTTCATGGCTAAAGTGGAACTATTCTTTGTTTTGTTAATACTCCTCCAAGAATATTGGTACTCTCCTTGGTGGTAGCTGGGCAAGCATATACATTCCTGCCATCATCTCATGCcatgatatttatatgtatgAAAACAAAGACTGCTTTTCTTTGCTggctttttttcccttttcttttttatacaTTATCTTTGCATGTTCCATATTTCTTTTGGATCAAGTGCAATCTACCACTTCAACTTTAATTACCTTTGCATTTGCTAATTTCTTATAGCAGACTACATCAACCATATCCTTTCATTTCAATTAAGTGTAACTTTTCTTCAAACCCCCAAATCCCCAATCTTTTGTTAAAGAGGACATGTAATATCCGAGCAGGCAACTTTTTTTAATCATCCAAGTTGCAAAAGAGAAATTAGTTTTGCTTAGCAAAGAGAATAATTATCTTTTAGGTGATAAAAATAATTACGTTCAGCTGAAGAGTGTTTTTAAGTTCTCAGACAGAAGTAATGAGAGAGCTACTGATCTTTGGTTTAATTCAGAGGTATCATTTCTCAAGGTTTTATCACCTGGGCCTGAGTATCTTGCTGCTAGCATAGGACATCTACACTATTGAAGGTTTCTACTGTCAACAATGAAAGTAAAGTGAAGAAACCAATGGAATTCAACAGGGCTTTGTCTTGTACCAAAGTTCATGAAAGTAATTAAACAATGAAGAGAAGACTTAATCTTGGTAGTAAAGTGACTGCAGAGCGGAGGAAGGCTGTTTAGGCCTACCTTCAGCTGTTGAGCTATAACTGCTGGGCAGAATCCATAATGGTCCACAATTCAAACGTGGGGAATATTAGGAGTGTTGCAAAATCAAGGAGCAGCATATTATTGACAACTTTGTTCTGGAAAGTATACATATAAATCTCAACAGAATTGTCACTCTGATAACATCTACATCATGGTACTTTCTGTCTCAACTGTATTTGATCATCTAGAAGACGTACAGAATGAGCACCTTCATGTGCTCTGAAAAATCAACAAACTCGAACTTCTACCATTCTCTAACAGCAAACTTCCTTCCCAAACTAGGAGCTCTTGTCAAAAGCAAAGGAGACACCCCAACAAATGCAAGAATACACGGAAGATTGTATTGACAGATACCAAATTATGTATTACTACCAAGATTGGGAATTTTGTACTGGTCAGCTTAACTTCTCAATGTTATTATGATGTCCCACGAAAAATAGTAGACCCTCGACATCAGTAAGTGCTTTTGGAAGTCATTAACTATCTGTATATCCTCGTTGCCTTTCCAGAATATAGCCGAGAGAGATATGTTGCAGCTTAATCAACTTCACTCTAGCATGCACGGTACCCATGATTACCTACACGATGTAAAAGAAGATGACTTTACATTCAATGCCAAAAATTCAAGCTCTCGAAACTAAATATTACTTTAACATATTTGAAGAATCAGCGCTATTAATCTAGACAACCATAGAACAACTGGAAAATTGCTTCATTAAAGTATAACAGGAATTGGCATTTGCTCATACCCCAAATAGCATCATACCCTGCCCTAAATACATTACATGCATCAGCGTCTTTGCTGCAAATCTTGAACAACAGTAATCAAAGCTGTCTCAGAATTGTTGGCAATGCTAAATTTACAGTATAAGACATTACCTGCATATAGGAGGACCGGTACATTAGAACTCGAAAAGAAGCCCTGGGAAGTACTTTCCAGATACTGATATACCTCTTAGTTTCTGAGTAACATGTTTCAAGATTAAAGTGTTAAAAGAAACCAGGAATTCATTGATTAAACAGGTGGTACTTTGCAAAATGTTAAACACTAGTACAAATGAAGGTCAGCATTGTGAGGCAATTCCATCTTTTGATGCTTATCTAGTCAGTTTCTAATGTTTGTGATCCTATACagtttattattgatttttcaaCAGTTTATCTTTGGGTGAAGGCTAAATTGCTAAAATGATGCAGGGACTAATTTATAAAATCTCAGAATTTAAATGTAATTTTTTATAGCACTAAAAAGCCTTAAAAGAATTTACTTCGAACCTATTATCATAAATGTAAATTCACATATGTTTCCTTTCTCTATTCTTTTTGTTCCTACCTttggttttcttcttttctcaattttcttccCTACTCTAAAGCTAATTATGACAAAGACCAGTTTCATCCCACCCCCCAACCCTATCCTTCTCACTGCCTTCCACCATCCATGGCACTCCCTTCAACTCCCTTCCACCCTGCTCCCTTCCCTCCAAATGCCAGTACCTCCATCAATCCACTAATCCATGATGATGGATTATGGCAGGCACCACTATGTTCTTCAGtgtatagttgtcatgcacagCAGGTTATGTCCAACAGGTATCTTTTTCGTGGTAAAAATTCCAAATGTACACAATAGCAAACACCATGTTTGAAAAGGTCTCATTCCATTCTAATTGTTGGCGCCAACT
This window contains:
- the LOC113725475 gene encoding sorbitol dehydrogenase — encoded protein: MGSCEENMAAWLYGVNDLRVLPYKLPALGPRDVRVSMKAVGICGSDVHYLKTMSCGHFLVKEPMVIGHESAGIIDEVGSEVTTLAPGDRVALEPGTGCWRCDRCKEGRYNLCPDMKFFATPPIHGSLANKIVHPADLCFKLPDNVSLEEGAMCEPLSVGVYACRRAQIGPETNVLVMGAGPIGLVSLLAARAFGAPRIVVVDVDRNRLSVAKEVGAFATVQVSTKTEDIEKEVEQIQKAVGGVGIDVTLDCVGFSKTMSTALSATRSGGKVCLVGMGHCDMTIPLTPAAAREVDILGVFRYKNTWPQCLEFLSSGKIDVKPLITHRYGFSQEEVVDAFETSARGSNAIKVMFNL
- the LOC113725484 gene encoding uncharacterized protein; the encoded protein is MEAAAPASLMYEEIEPLTETVEAKDCDTILLHVPGFRKEELKVQLTSVNTVRIRGQREDENNKTISFRKDFSVSSDYDSTELVLSLKMASCMLDYQKSPLQKASKIANCLSLSLQHLRLLQTSQNLGCLQISHSHPRSLQMRLTKELMKMQMDRKLHEDCTCLSGGKLKTEAYLLLSSGCARARQLQKQIQNLEFTRRMEAAAQAVIKDEEFAPLVETVKDKDYSTILLHLPDFRREKLNVQLTAGAKLRVSGEREAENNKVIRFQKEFRISSDINTKKIAAKFDGGILYVRLPKLIAPGGKQDSKLTIPERPTPQKPADHKPESLRPTDESRGSQKPADHKPESLRPTDESRGSQKPADEPQQSQKPADKSDISRPTDESTVSQKPADEPQQSQKPADKSDISRPTDESTVSQKPADEPRQFQKPEDEARPQETVQQKTADKTSPIDGPSKQTDVQDVTQKKPEKEEAKAADMKDKGTSETVDGSGKTSVDNYNQSAVDPAAKLKMSRRAMDVAVVVLLAVVIGLYIINCLRCFRRTTED